Proteins encoded in a region of the Diospyros lotus cultivar Yz01 chromosome 9, ASM1463336v1, whole genome shotgun sequence genome:
- the LOC127809619 gene encoding nuclear pore complex protein NUP155, with translation MSWENEIVLRDVTNAGIVVSDRIARDVAAQLDLEEALEASRYASHPYSTHPREWPPLVEVVDTWELPPILIDRYNAAGGEGTALCGIFPEIRRAWATVDNTLFLWRFDKWDGQCPEYSGEEQVICAVGLAKAKPGIFVEAIQYLLVLATPVELILLGVCYSGRSDGTDPYAEVSLQPLPEYTAPSDGVTMTCIACTDKGHIFLAGRDGHIYELQYTTGSGWHKRCRKVCLTAGLGSVISRWIVPNVFKFGAVDPIVEMVIDNERHILYARTEDMKIQVFVLGPYGEGPLKKVAEEKNLISQRDAHYGGRQSAGSRAPPRSAKTSIVCISPLSTLESKWMHLVAVLSDGRRLYLSTASSSGSSVGGLNGFNTNVQKPSCLKVVTTRPSPPLGIGGTFGAIPVAGRPQNEDLSLKIESACYSAGTLVLSDSSPSTASSLLMVNRDSSTQSSSTANIGAGVRSSRALRESVSSLPIEGRMLFVADVLPLPDAAATVQSLYSQLEFFGLDNSGESCEKASGKLWARSDLSTQHILPRRRIVIFSTMGMMEVVFNRPVDILRRLLESNSPRSILEDFFNRFGPGEAAAMCLMLAARIVHTENLISNVAAAKAAEAFEDPRLVGMPQLEGTGALSNTRTAAGGGFSMGQVVQEAEPVFSGAHEGLCLCSSRLLLPLWELPVMVTKGGSNSADIMPGNVIIVCRLSVGAMQVLEDKIRSLEKFLRSRRNQRRGLYGCVAGLGDLTGSILYGTGSDLGAGDRSMVRNLFGSYSRNGSAEGGTSNKRQRLPYSPTELAAMEVRAMECIRQLLLRCAEALFLLQLLSQHHLARLVQNFDGNMQQALVQLTFHQLVSSEDGDRLATRLISALMEYYTGPDGRGTVDDISARLREGCPSYFKESDYKFYLAVECLERAAVTSDTEERENLAREAFDYLNKVPEAADLQTVCRRFADLRFYEAVVRLPLQKAQALDPAGDAFNEQIDAGVREHALAQREQCYEIVISAMHALKGETSKREFGSPIRPAAQSALDPGSREKYICQIIQLGVQSSDRLFHEYLYRALVDLGLENELLEYGGPDLVPFLQNAGREPVPQVQAVSALSAATSPMGHSGAHIPSNQAKYFELLAQYYVLKRQHALAAHVLLRLAERRSVDRGDVPTLEQRRQYLSNAVLQAKNASNNDGLLGANAFDDGLLDLLEGKLAVLRFQIKIKEELEAIAFNLEASPSISESAPNDSSPDGSRAADANFVNSIREKVKELSLDLKSITQLYNEYAVPFELWEICLEMLYFASYSGDADSSIVRETWARLIDQALSRCGIAEASAVLKRVGSHVYPGDGAVLPLDTLCLHLEKAALERLVSGVESVGDEDVPMALLAACKGAVEPVLNTYDQLLSNGGILPSPNLRLRLLRSVLVVLREWAMSVFAQRMNTSTTGASLILGGTFSLEQTTVFNQGVRDKITSAANRYMTEVRRLALPQSQTEAVYRGFRELEESLLSPLSFDRF, from the exons TGGCCCCCTTTGGTTGAAGTGGTGGATACCTGGGAGCTCCCTCCTATACTAATTGACAGATATAATGCAGCGGGAGGGGAAGGAACTGCTTTATGTGGAATCTTTCCAGAGATTCGCAGAGCTTGGGCAACAGTGGATAACACATTGTTTCTATGGCGATTTGATAAGTG GGATGGTCAATGCCCTGAATATAGCGGGGAGGAACAAGTTATTTGTGCTGTTGGCCTGGCCAAAGCTAAGCCTGGTATTTTTGTTGAAGCTATTCAGTATCTTTTAGTCTTAGCAACTCCTGTCGAG TTGATCCTTCTAGGAGTATGCTACTCTGGAAGGAGTGATGGAACCGATCCATATGCAGAGGTTTCATTACAGCCTTTGCCAGAGTATACAGCTCCGTCTGATGGAGTCACGATGACATGTATTGCTTGTACGGATAAAGGTCATATATTCTTGGCGGGCCGGGATGGCCACATTTATGAATTGCAGTATACAACCGGTTCAGGTTGGCACAAACGTTGTCGTAAAGTTTGCCTGACTGCGGGTTTGGGAAGTGTCATTTCAAG GTGGATTGTACCAAATGTATTCAAGTTTGGAGCTGTTGATCCCATTGTTGAAATGGTTATTGATAATGAGAGACACATTTTGTATGCACGCACTGAAGATATGAAGATTCAAGTTTTTGTTCTTGGACCATATGGAGAGGGCCCACTCAAGAAGGTTGCAGAAGAGAAAAATTTGATCAGTCAGAGGGATGCACATTATGGAGGTAGACAGTCAGCTGGCTCAAGGGCACCTCCTCGATCAGCAAAAACATCTATAGTTTGCATTTCACCCTTGTCAACTCTTGAGTCAAAGTGGATGCATCTTGTTGCTGTTTTATCAGATGGTAGAAGGTTGTACCTATCCACTGCTTCATCCAGTGGAAGCAGCGTTGGAGGTTTGAATGGATTTAATACTAATGTTCAGAAGCCTAGCTGCTTAAAAGTGGTAACAACCAGGCCTTCTCCTCCTTTGGGCATTGGTGGTACTTTTGGTGCCATACCTGTTGCTGGTCGACCTCAGAATGAAGATCTGTCATTGAAGATAGAATCAGCATGCTACTCTGCTGGAACTCTTGTTCTTTCTGATTCATCTCCGTCAACAGCATCTTCCCTTTTGATGGTGAACAGGGATTCAAGCACACAATCATCTTCAACCGCTAATATTGGGGCTGGTGTGAGGAGTTCTCGGGCATTACGGGAGTCTGTATCTTCTCTACCTATTGAAGGCCGAATGCTTTTTGTAGCTGATGTTTTACCCCTGCCAGATGCAGCAGCCACTGTGCAGTCACTATACTCACAATTGGAATTCTTTGGGCTTGATAACTCAGGAGAATCTTGTGAGAAGGCATCTGGAAAACTTTGGGCTAGGAGTGATCTTTCAACACAACACATACTACCAAGGAGAAGAATTGTCATATTCAGTACTATGGGCATGATGGAAGTTGTTTTCAATAGGCCAGTTGACATCTTGAGGAGGTTGTTGGAATCCAACTCTCCAAGATCAATTTTGGAGGATTTTTTCAATCGCTTTGGACCTGGAGAAGCAGCAGCCATGTGTTTAATGCTGGCTGCAAGAATAGTCCATACCGAAAATCTTATTAGCAACGTTGCTGCTGCTAAGGCAGCTGAAGCTTTTGAGGACCCTAGACTTGTTGGAATGCCGCAACTTGAAGGTACTGGTGCATTGTCAAATACCAGAACTGCAGCTGGAGGAGGATTTAGCATGGGGCAAGTTGTACAAGAGGCCGAGCCGGTTTTTTCAGGTGCTCATGAAGGGCTCTGTTTGTGCTCATCAAGGTTGCTTTTGCCTTTGTGGGAGCTTCCTGTTATGGTGACAAAAGGTGGCTCCAATTCTGCTGACATCATGCCTGGGAATGTAATTATTGTGTGCAGACTCTCTGTTGGTGCGATGCAAGTCCTTGAAGATAAAATTCGCTCTTTGGAGAAGTTTCTAAGATCTAGAAGGAATCAGAGAAGAGGACTATATGGTTGTGTTGCTGGTCTTGGAGATTTGACAGGTTCAATTCTGTATGGAACTGGTTCAGATCTAGGTGCTGGTGATAGAAGTATGGTCCGGAACTTGTTTGGTTCTTACTCTCGAAATGGGTCTGCTGAAGGTGGTACATCTAATAAAAGGCAACGGCTTCCATATAGTCCTACAGAGCTAGCTGCCATGGAG GTAAGAGCAATGGAGTGTATCAGGCAGCTGCTCCTTAGATGCGCTGAAGCTCTATTTCTGCTGCAACTCCTTTCACAGCATCATTTAGCGCGCTTGGTTCAGAATTTTGATGGTAATATGCAACAGGCATTGGTTCAGTTGACATTCCATCAGCTCGTCTCCTCTGAGGATGGTGATCGGCTTGCAACAAGGCTCATATCTGCTTTAATGGAG TACTATACCGGTCCCGATGGCAGGGGAACAGTAGACGATATCAGTGCTAGACTTCGAGAAGGGTGTCCGAGTTATTTCAAGGAAtcagattataaattttacttaGCTGTGGAATGTCTTGAAAGAGCTGCTGTAACTTCTGATACTGAGGAGAGAGAAAATCTTGCTAGAGAAGCCTTTGATTACTTGAACAAAGTTCCAGAGGCTGCAGACTTGCAGACTGTCTGCAGGCGTTTTGCAGACTTGAG ATTTTATGAAGCTGTGGTTCGGTTGCCTCTGCAAAAGGCCCAGGCCCTTGACCCGGCTGGTGATGCTTTTAATGAGCAGATAGATGCAGGGGTTAGAGAACATGCTCTTGCCCAGCGTGAGCAGTGTTATGAGATTGTCATAAGTGCTATGCATGCTCTAAAAGGTGAAACTTCAAAAAGGGAATTTGGTTCTCCCATCAGACCTGCTGCGCAATCGGCCCTTGATCCTGGGTCTCGGGAAAAATATATTTGCCAGATTATTCAACTTGGTGTCCAATCATCTGATAGACTATTTCACGAGTATTTATATCGAGCATTAGTTGATTTGGGCCTTGAAAATGAATTGCTGGAGTATGGTGGCCCTGACTTGGTGCCATTTCTCCAGAATGCTGGGCGTGAACCTGTACCCCAG GTTCAGGCTGTTTCTGCATTGTCTGCAGCAACTTCTCCAATGGGTCATTCAGGAGCGCATATTCCATCCAATCaagcaaaatattttgaactacTGGCGCAATATTATGTCTTGAAGAGGCAGCATGCTCTTGCTGCTCATGTGCTGCTGAGATTGGCAGAAAGGCGGTCTGTCGATAGGGGGGATGTCCCCACACTTGAGCAGAG GCGGCAATACCTGAGTAATGCAGTTCTGCAGGCAAAGAATGCAAGCAACAATGATGGCCTACTTGGTGCTAATGCTTTTGATGATGGACTGCTGGATTTGCTTGAAGGGAAGCTTGCTGTTCTTCGATTTCAAATAAAGATCAAAGAGGAATTGGAGGCTATAGCCTTTAACTTAGAGGCATCTCCTAGCATATCTGAGTCTGCTCCAAATGACTCATCTCCAGATGGCAGCCGTGCTGCTGATGCCAATTTTGTGAACTCTATACGTGAAAAGGTCAAAGAGTTATCATTAGATTTAAAGAGCATCACCCAACTATATAATGAATATGCAGTTCCATTTGAGCTCTGGGAG ATATGTCTGGAAATGCTGTACTTTGCAAGCTATTCTGGTGATGCTGACAGTAGCATTGTGAGGGAGACATGGGCAAGACTTATTGATCAAGCTCTTTCGCGGTGTGGTATTGCTGAGGCTTCTGCAGTGTTGAAGAGGGTCGGTTCTCATGTTTATCCTGGAGATGGAGCTGTTCTACCTTTAGATACATTGTGTCTTCACCTTGAGAAGGCTGCACTG GAGCGATTGGTTTCAGGGGTTGAATCTGTTGGCGATGAAGATGTCCCAATGGCCCTTCTTGCTGCCTGCAAGGGTGCAGTAGAACCTGTCTTAAATACTTATGATCAGCTGTTATCAAATGGAGGAATTTTGCCATCGCCAAATCTAAGATTGCGTCTTCTTCGCTCAGTGCTTGTGGTACTGCGTGAGTGGGCAATGTCCGTATTTGCACAGAGAATGAACACAAGTACTACTGGAGCATCTCTCATTCTCGGTGGAACATTCTCACTGGAACAAACAACAGTATTCAACCAGGGGGTTCGAGATAAGATCACAAGTGCCGCAAACAG